The Saprospiraceae bacterium genome includes a window with the following:
- a CDS encoding PorT family protein encodes MNLFHRICIIVLTFIINFSGLGTNEILGQGFKGTAIIGMNASQVDGDDWAGYDKFGLQVGGRLSYRMEGSMDVSLEMLYSQRGAAEKRFAKGDEKNIRLNYFEIPVIFSLKDWYIEKGDYYKARAEAGLSYGYLFEVQTPLFDEQNFKKNDLSWLLGVGYQFGRRIGMSLRYTSSFGKIYRNEIENTNTLLSYFLSARLEFHF; translated from the coding sequence ATGAATTTATTTCATCGAATTTGCATCATAGTATTAACTTTCATAATTAATTTTTCAGGTCTCGGTACAAATGAAATTCTTGGACAGGGGTTCAAAGGCACCGCTATTATCGGAATGAATGCTTCCCAGGTTGATGGCGACGATTGGGCAGGTTATGACAAGTTTGGTCTGCAGGTTGGTGGCAGATTGTCATATCGAATGGAAGGATCAATGGATGTGTCACTTGAAATGTTGTACAGTCAGCGAGGGGCAGCCGAAAAAAGATTTGCTAAAGGAGATGAAAAAAACATCCGTCTTAATTATTTTGAAATCCCTGTCATCTTTTCACTGAAAGATTGGTACATTGAGAAAGGAGATTACTATAAAGCACGGGCTGAAGCGGGCCTTTCATACGGATACCTATTTGAAGTACAAACACCCCTGTTTGACGAGCAGAACTTTAAGAAAAACGACTTAAGCTGGCTTTTAGGCGTAGGTTATCAATTTGGCAGAAGAATCGGAATGTCATTGAGATATACTTCTTCATTCGGTAAAATTTACAGAAACGAAATAGAAAATACCAATACTTTACTCAGTTATTTTTTATCGGCACGTCTGGAATTTCATTTTTAA